The following nucleotide sequence is from Acipenser ruthenus unplaced genomic scaffold, fAciRut3.2 maternal haplotype, whole genome shotgun sequence.
ACTTTAGcgtatctctctctcctctttctctctctctgtctctctctgtctctttctcctctctctctctgtctctctgtctctctctctatctctgtttatatataaatatataattgttcAACTTTAGCATATCTCTCTCtgtcctctttctctctcctctctctctctctctcctctttctctctctctctctcgctctctctatttatatatatataatcatttgaCTTTAgcgtatctctctcctctctctctctcactctctctctctttctctctctgtctctctctctctctcaattcgtTCAACTTTagcatcaaaataaaataaaaaacgtacCTTTTTTATGTTCCACCAAAAGTAGCACTCCTTTAAATGAATCTGTATGTTAACTGTCTTTCTCTCCTTCAACTGTAGCAGCAAACTGAAAAACACaatcaaaaacaatatataataataataataataataataataataataataataataataataataataactgcaaccctctcaatacctttaaaaaaactCCAAAACACACCACAGAGTCTatagtgtctctctctctctctctctctctgctttctttctctgtgtgtcgTACAGAACTTGCTGTCTCTTTGTGTTTCTGTAgctcagtgtttttttgttttttttaaaaaaggtgtgTTCGGTTTTAAAGGGTGTGCTGACTTTAGCTCAGACTTGCCTTTTCTGTTATGATGTCATTTGATGACACAGACAACAATAATCTAGTCAGGTGAGTTAAAACCAAGGTGTGCCTCTAGCATGGACTCACATTATTATTACTGGAATGTGCCAGCCATTAACTTGAACAGGGTCAAacgcccctccctttaaaggagcgctgaccatcattaaaatccattctctcacctcttattagctttattaacagtatcgctggcccctccctttaaaggagcgctgaccatctttaaaatccattctctcacctcttataagctttattaacagtatcgctggcccctccctttaaaggagcgctgaccatctttaaaatccattctctcacctcttattagctttattaacagtatcgctggtccctccctttaaaggagcgctgaccatctttaaaatccattctctcacctcttattagctttattaacagtatcgctggcccctccctttaaaggagcgctgaccatctttaaaatccatttaagATAATTGACCTGATATGCAACATTGCAATTGTACAGGAACAAAGAAACCGATGAACTGTTACATAAGCCCAAGTGTCTTCTAATGTCAATTGAATGACGTCTTTGCATTCCTCTCCTCATTGTTTGACAGAGTTTGCTTCAGTTATTCAGCTGGTATTGATGGAAACATTTCATTAATGCAGGAGCTGGTTTTCCCTGCGTTTTTAACTTCAGTCGATTTAGTTACAGGAACTGGTTTTGCAACTTTTTCAAGAGAAGACAAAAAATAGCAGCCGACAGCCTCAAAACCGGAACCTGTGAAAACAGCGAACGCAAAACAACTGTCATTCTCTGAATTCCTCGTCCCGCGCCTGTTTAAAGACTTCAAGTGTCCTGTTGATCTCCCCGCGTCGCTGGGGTGTTCTGCTGGGGGCGTtcggagtggttctgggttctgtcgtgcccgtttttaaaaaaaatctgcctttacctggctttgagaagCTTTCCTGGAGAATCCAGCCTTCCTCATCCCATTGAAATCAGCTATCCTGCTCTACACTGATAATAGAATTGAATAGACATTAGTTatcatttcccatcatcctcctgctcgctgGTATCACATgaacccgcatggacctctctgaactacatttcccatcatcctcctgctcgctggtatcacatgtacccgcatggccctctcagaactacatttcccatcatcctcctgctcgctggtatcacatgtacctgcatggacctctcagaactacatttcccatcatcctcctgctcgctggtatcacatgtacctgcatggccctctcagaactacatttcccatcatcctcttgctcGCTGgtatcacatgtacccgcatggacctctctgaactacatttcccatcatcctcctgctcgctggtatcacatgtacctgcatggacctctcagaactacatttcccatcatcctcctgctcgctggtatcacatgtacccgcatggacctctctgaactacatttcccatcatcctcctgctcgctggtatcacatgtacccgcatggccctctctgaactacatttcccatcatccaccCGCTCGCTGGTAAAtgcatctcagttacatatgtgagcaggaggatgatgggaaatgtagttctgagaggtccatgcgggtacacgtgaagccatcttgaggctagtgcattaacatgaacccgctagcgccccCTAGCCCCCCCAGGCCTCCAGAAGCTGAGAGGTCAGTCTAGTTTCAGTGatcttgtgttctgtttttttatgcagACAGAGACCTGCAGTGTTTGCTCACATGTGATaagggggattttttttttaaagggtaatATTGGACAGTAGATTCATCCACGCTTTTCAattgtcaaaaaaataataaattaaacaaacatttgaaaaggTCCCTTTTTGACTTCCtcaaaaaccaaaccaaaacaaaacaaacacacagaaacctAGCTGTGTAATTTTGTACAATGCTTGCAGTCATcctgaactccctcagcttcatagagtccaatgaaagctgctgaataatgttcccttgttaacatattgaattccaccccctctatatagaatgaactgattcagcttcatagagtccaatgaaagctgctgaataatgttcccttgttaacatattgaattccaccccctctatatagaatgaactccctcagcttcatagagtccaatgaaagctgctgaataatgttcccttgttaacatattgaattccaccccctctatatagaatgaactccctcagcttcatagagtccaatgaaagctgctgaataatgttcccttgttaacatattgaattccaccccctctaaaTAATAAAAGCTCTAAATGATGTTcctgtagtttattttgtttcatgATCTCTCAATTCTAAATATGTAGGCGTTGCTGAACTCTTGTCTCTGGTCTCTGTATTGTTTAATAGCAGCTCAGAGTGTttgaacacaaacagacaggagagagaaacagagatgggacagacacccatacacactgagacacactgagacacgcactgagacactctctcactgtgtgtgtgtgtgtgtgtgtctcagcgtgtgtgtgtgtgtgtgtctcagtgtgtatgtgtgtgtgggtgtgggtgtgtgtgtgtctcagtgtgtgtgcatgtctcagtgtgtgtgtgtgtgtgtgtgggtgggtgcgtGCACgtctgtgtgcatgtcagtgtgtgagtgtgtgtgtgtgtgtgtgtgtgtgtgtgtgtgcatgtcagtgtgtgtgtgtctgtgcatgtcagtgtgtatgtgtgtgtgtgtgtgtctcagtgtgtgtgtgtgtgtgtcagtgtgtgtgtgtgtcagtgtgtgtgtgtgtcagtgtgtgtgcgggtcATTCTTTGGTTCTGAATGTTCCGGTCGCAGGGTTGCTGACAGTAAACGGAGAGAGAACCAGGAGCAGCAGCTGAGTAAACAAGCAGTGAAGCAGCAGCACAGCGCGGTCTCTCCTGCAGCAGTGTGAGGGAGTGCTCAGGGAACCTCAACCTGACCCTTCTATCACTGCAGCAAACACTGCGTTTCATTCTCTCGCACTCTCTGTAGgacagaccctccctcctccctccttttattattattatttgtttatttagcagacgcctttatccaagagactagggtgtgtgaactatgcatcagctgcagagtcacttacaactacgtctcacccgaaagacggagcacaaggaggtgaagtgacttgctcagggtcacacagtgagtcagtggctgaggtgggatttgaaccggggacctcctggttacaagcccttgtctttaaccactggaccacacagcctcctctcttctctcccctctctcctcatccctctctcctctcccctctcctcctctctcctcctctctcccctctcctctcctcccctcccctctcttctctctcgtcTCTTGTAATAGTTTCTAAGTGCGGGCGTGTCTCCCTGTGATCGTGCTGGGTGCGTGTTTCCTTATCTCGCACTCTCTGTAGgacagaccctccctcctccctgttttAGTGTGATCGCCTCTCCTCTGTTTCTGTTGAAACACTCATGAGTGTTAAATATAGAAAGACTGTAGAGAATCGTCACAGTTTCTGCTGgtgctcctgtctctgcctcctAGCTTAAGATAACCCAGCATTTAAAACCGGAATAAACTGGTTCAAAGGGCCGCGAGGCTGGGCCGGTCTGTAcagcacagctgtgtgtgtgtgtgcgcgcgtgtgtgcgtgtgggcGTGTGTGTCAGCTTATGTACTTTGTATCAACACAGGGCTTGTGCCTTAGCTTTGatttcttattagctttattaacagtatcgctgacccctccctttaaaggagcgctgaccatctttaaaatcttgCCCGTAGCTTATTTGTAAACTTGACagccactttgttttttaaaagcgtCCTTTTTTAAAGATCTTGTATGAACTTGAATAATTCTTGCCTCTGGGCCATTGTTTTATTTATCGATATTGTGTTTCCTTGGTAACGCTAAGAATGACCTCAGCTTAACTATCAACAGCAGCTGCAAAATATTGAAGCTGTACCAGCCAAGAGCaatgcatcacctagaattttaggagtgAACtatcataaattatatatataacaagggaacattattcagcagctttcactggactctatgaagctgagggagttcattctatatagagggggtggaattcaatatgttaacaagggaacattattcagcagctttcattggactctatgaagctgagggagttcattctatatagagggggtggaattcaatatgttaacaagggaacattattcagcagctttcattggactctatgaagctgaatcagttcattctatatagagggggtggaattcaatatgttaacaagggaacattattcagcagctttcattggactctataaagctgaatcagttcattctatatagagggagtggaattcaatatgttaacaagggaacattattcagcagctttcattggactctgtgaagctgagggagttcattctatatagagggtgatgctgctaaacttttgtccacagctgtacatgatgtgtcgtgatagaggtctgtatcgcttgtgatacgagaccacagcaaaaaagaactacagctcccagcatgcctcaccattgacacgggtgcagaggcatgctgggagctgtagtcctagccagcaagttaattctacagggtgatgatgAAGGTATTGGAATGAAATTTAAAATGAAGATATTTTAGCCTTAAAATGAATGAACCCACAAAGACAGCTCAGATGGTAATTATAAAGTTTTATTAATGAAACATTACCCTTTTACAATTTTCAAATGTTcttctttgtcatttttttttttttttaggaaatccAGTTTCCATGTTTCTGATCCAACCCGGGCGCTCTGCATTGTATGGGACTTTAGCTTTGACTCCCATTGCAGGGCCAGATGGAAAACGTGGACTGGATTTTGTATTAGTGGAAGTTGATTAGTCCCCCTTATATCTTTGGTAGGTAAAACATTTATATCATTTATTTTGAGGGGATGAGGTAGTGAAAAGGGGGCGGGGTCACAAATACTCAATACATTCCAATAGCAAAACTAACATAAACTCAAGCTCCAGATCAGATCtagtttgggctctagtgccttcatcagtgtaataataataataataataataatagtaataataataataacaatacttgaTTTagacaaacagtttttacttcAATTTGAAAATCGTAAATTTGAATTGTGCTAAGATTTGAGATTGGAATTTTCAAATGGcattttgtatatatgtatatgtatatatatgtgtgtgtgtgtgtgtgtgtgtgtgtgtgtgtgtctgtgtgtgtatttatatgaaTATTTGCCAGGGGAAGTTAGTTAGTTTGCTTAATAGAATCGGAGGCGAGAGTATATCGCTGATTCAATTTGATTGAAGTTAGAATCCTTTTCTGATCATGTTTGGTTTCATCTTGAAGTTTGAGAATGGAGACTTTGCTAGATTTAACTCAAACATATTCAAATGAtactgatagacagacagagatagagagatagagacagGTAGATACAAAGAccgatagacagacagagatagagagatagagacagGTAGATACAAAGAccgatagacagacagagatagagagatagagacagGTAGATACAAAGAccgatagacagacagagatagagagatagacagagagatagacagacagacagacagacagacagatatatatatatataaatatatagacagacagacatatatagatagatatagatagatagacagacagatagatagatagatagatagatagatagatagatagatagatagatagatagatagatagatatagatatagatagatagacagatagatagatagatagatagatagatagatagatagatagatagatagatagacagacagatagatagatagatagatagatagacagatagatagatagacagacagatagatagatagacagacagatagatagatagatagatagacagacagatagatagatagatagatagatagacagatagatagatagatagatagatagatagatagatagatagatagatagatagatagatagatagatagatagatagatagacagatagatagatagacagacagacagatagatagacagacagatagatagatagatagatagacagagagagagacagacatatatatagatagatagagagatagacagacagacagacagacagacatatatatatatatatatatagatagatagagagatagatagatagatatttccTATAAAGTCAATAGACTTTCctagtttaaataaatatttcaaagctGTTTTACTTTGAAATAAAAGTCGGATCGCGTGGTCGATAgcatcacagacagacagatcctAGATAAGGTGCGGTGGATTCTGCGTTCATTTCCTGACTCATTTTCTAATGTTAACCCCAGCTGTCAAAGTCATACAGAAACcttaatatatagatatatatatatatatctgtgccTTTAACTGGAGCTGTTAAAACAATGGAGATGTGTATCTGACGTTAGCAAACATCTCTAGTTTCAGAAGTATATTGTCTGGCCAGGTTTAGCTGGTTCCTATTAAGAAGCCTACAagtcaaatcccagctcagccactgtgtgtgtgtgtgtgtgcgtgtgtgtgtgtgtgtgtgtgtgtgtgtgaccctgagcgagtcgcttcacctccttgtgctccgtccttcggatgagacgtcaaacaaacgagctcctattggaagtgactctgcagcagccactgactccctgtgtgtgtgtgtacgtgtgtgtgtgtgcgtgtgtgtgtgcgtgtgtgtgtgtgtgtgtgtgtgtgtgtgtgtgtgtgtgtgtgtgtgtgtgtgaccctgagcgagtcgcttcacctccttgtgctccgtccttcggatgagacgtcaaacaaacgagctcctattggaagtgactctgcagcagcagcagcagcagttgttgatgatgcagagttcacccccctagtctctggaagtcgctttggagaaaaagccTCCGCTGAACGACtcgttaataataattaataataataaagcatttagTTTGGGCATGAGAGATATCTTGGTATAGGggtttgtacacacacacacacacacacacacacacacacacacacacacacacacacagacacacacacacacacacacacacacacacacacacacacacacacacacagacacacacacacacacacacacacacacacacacacacacacacacacacagacggatCTAAGCAGATAAGGTCTATGTCAGTAGCTCCAATGTAAATTGTCCCCACTTCTCCTCTGCAGGTTTTGATACAGTGAGTTGATATGTAGCCATGGCGATGGGACAGGAAGGCCATTCTGGTTCCGTTGCCTAGACGATGCCAAATTGGGCAAGTTCATGAAGCTCCAAATGACTGAATGCCTCCCAGGGGCAAATAACAGTGATATCtgtggagagacacagagacacaatacaagttaataaagctaataagaggtgagagaatggattttaaagatggtcagcgctcctttaaagagagggaccagcgatactgttaataaagctaataagaggtgagagaatggattttaaagatggtcagcgctcctttaaagagagggaccagcgatactgttaataaagctaataagaggtgagagaatggattttaaagatggtcagcgctcctttaaagggaggggccagcgatactgttaataaagctaataagaggtgagagaatggattttaaagatggtcagcgctcctttaaagggagggaccagcgatactgttaataaagctaataagaggtgagagaatggattttaaagatggtcagcgctcctttaaagggagggaccagcgatcctgttaataaagctaataagaggtgagagaatggattttaaagatggtcagcgctcctttaaagggagggaccagcgatactgttaataaagctaataagaggtgagagaatggattttaaagatggtcagcgctcctttaaagggaggggccagcgatactgttaataaagctaataagaggtgagagaatggattttaaagatggtcagcgctcctttaaagggaggggacagcgatcctgttaataaagctaataagaggtgagagaatggattttaaagatggtcagcgctcctttaaagggaggggccagcgatactgttaataaagctaataagaggtgagagaatggattttaaagatggtcagcgctcctttaaagggaggggacagcgatcctgttaataaagctaataagaggtgagagaatggattttaaagatggtcagcggtcctttaaagggagggaccagcggtactgttaataaagctaataagaggtgagagaatggattttaaagatggtcagcgctcctttaaagggaggggccagcgatactgttaataaagctaataagaggtgagagaatggattttaaagatggtcagcgctcctttaaagggaggggccagcgatactgttaataaagctaataagaggtgagagaatggattttaaagatggtcagcgctcctttaaagggaggggccagcgatactgttaataaagctaataagaggtgagagaatggatttcatTTCCTCACCTGTTCCAAGTCCCTCCATTCCTGGAATATCATCTCCAAatctggagagagggagagagagaggagagagagagggagaggagggagggagagagagagacagagagagggagaaagaggagagggggagacgggaagagagagagagagagagagagagagagagagagagagagagagagagagagagagagagagagagagttaacttattaataacgtggttattatttatatttgtttaccattaatattatcattattattatcatcagtgttattgtctatttaatgttcagatgatgtactgagtatgcattgctttggcaatactgtgaataatggtcatgccaataaagcacctttgaatttgaatttgaatttgaaaacaGGCAAAACAAACTATACAGCGACCTATCATGATAAAAATCCCACAGACATCTAAACTCTGCACATTTGAAAGCCAGGGTAGCGAATgcgaccctcccccccccccagatggGAGGAGCCACGTACCCCTTGATTCCCTTCTTGGGGGGCTTGCTCTTGAACTGCCTCGTCTGCCTCTGCTTAAATTTGGGGGGTCCCTTTTTGGGGGTGGCGCTGACCTCGATGGGGGCCGAGGCGGTGAGGGCGCTCCCTGCGGGGGGGTTATTCATCCTGGATATCGGGGTTCAGGGATTCCgctctctgagagagagagaaagagagagagagagagagagagagagagagagagagagagaaatgatgTATGACAAATCAGGTGATGGTGTGGCCAGAAGCTAGTATGACACCCACACTGACAAATACATTCTTTTTAGTTataataacgctgatgaaggcactagagccccacactagagctggtctgctggactcagtttagtttcagtaacgctgatgaaggcactagagccccaaactagagctggtctgctggactcagtttagtttcaatcacgctgatgaaggcactagagccccaaactagagctggtctgctggactcagtttagtttcaatcatgctgatgaaggcactagagccccacactagagctggtctgctggactcagtttagtttcaatcacgctgatgaaggcactagagccccaaactagagctggtctgctggactcagtttagtttcaatcacgctgatgaaggcactagagccccaaactagagctggtctgctggactcagtttagtttcaatcacgctgatgaaggcactagagccccaatctagagctggtctgctggactcagtttagtttcaatcatgCTGATGAatgcactagagccccaaactagagctggtctgctggactcagtttagtttcaatcacgctgatgaagacactagagccccaaacgctTGGCTTTTCCAGTTTAATTTGAGCGCTCTGAGTAAAAGTCTAATTTTATATCTTTTTTCTGCATCACTCTAAGCCTGTGTAAGATGGTCATCCCCTGTGAAAACTATTTTGACCTTCATAATCCTGGCAGCTAATCTGGCATTAAGAGATTATGGGATGAAGGGATTAGGGAATGAGATTATTAGTATGATTCTGTCATTAGCGTATTAGCGATTGCACAACTCAgaaacactcacacaaacacaccttgtaaaacacagagaggtctggtaaagcatagggaagcattgtaaagcacagagaggtctggtaaagcatagggaagcattgtaaagcacagagaggtctggtaaagcatagggaagcattgtaaagcacagagaggtctggtaaagcacagggaagcattgtaaagcacagagaggtctggtaaagcatagggaagcattgtaaagcacagagaggtctggtaaagcacagggaagcattgtaaagcacagagaggtctggtaaagcacagggaagcattgtaaagcacagagaggtctggtaaagcatagggaagcattgtaaagcacagagaggtctggtaaagcatagggaagcattgtaaagcacagacaggtaaaaaattaaaaatgttgatTACTTACAGATTTCAAACGAGTGCAATTGAGCCTTTGAGTTCATCAGCTGAAtgcgcgtctctctctctctctctctctgtctctgagtctctgtcaTATACCCACCTGTCTTTAATCCCCTCTGTGACATCACTGCCCCCTCCGGACCAATCAGGGGAGCTCTCAGTCATCTGGAACGTTCAGAGGAATCAGCCCCCCCCCTCGTGACATCACACTCTAGCAGGATAATGCGTTTGGAGAGCTGATCGCTACCATGTCAGGTGTGTCCGTCTGTAGCTGATAATATATTTATAGATTTGgttttaaatcctgtttgtcGTCACATTGCTATCCGTGTGTGGAGCTGTGGCCAAAACTTTAATATCtccatatagaatgaactccctcagcttcatagagtccaatgaaagctgctgaataatgttcccttgttaacatattgaattccaccccctctatatagaatgaactccctcagcttcatagagtccaatgaaagctgctgaataatgttcccttgttaacatattgaattccaccccctctatatagaatgaactccctcagcttcatagagtccaatggaagctgctgaataatgttcccttgttaacatattgaattccaccctctctatatagaatgaactgattcagc
It contains:
- the LOC117968019 gene encoding retinal cone rhodopsin-sensitive cGMP 3',5'-cyclic phosphodiesterase subunit gamma-like, with amino-acid sequence MNNPPAGSALTASAPIEVSATPKKGPPKFKQRQTRQFKSKPPKKGIKGFGDDIPGMEGLGTDITVICPWEAFSHLELHELAQFGIV